GCTCCTCGCTAAGTTCTGTGTGCATTGGCAGAGAGATTACTTCGTCAATAAGTTCCATAGTCACAGGGAAAGCCTCATCGGAATACTCGCCATGGTCATATGCCTTTTGCTGGTGAAGCGGCACAGGATAGTAAATCATTGCAGGAATGTCGTGCTCTGCCAAATATTTTTGTAGTGCGTCGCGATCTGCATTCAAAATTCTCAAAGTATATTGATGGAAAACATGCGTGCTTTTTGGATCGCGTTGAGGGGTTATAATATTTGGATGATGGGCAAAAGCCTTGTCGTAATAATCAGCAGCCGCATTTCTCGCCGAATTGTAATGATCCAGATGAGGTAATTTTAATCTTAAAATCGCTGCCTGTATGCTGTCTAAACGAGAGTTTACGCCCACCTCGTCATGATAATACCTTTTGTACATTCCGTGGTTTACAATGCCGCGCAGTTTGTGAGCTAAATTATCATCATTAGTGAAAATGGCACCGCCATCTCCATAGCAACCTAAGTTTTTAGACGGGAAGAAAGAGGTGCAGCCCATATGTCCTATGGTTCCCGCTTTTTTGCTCGTTCCGTTTGAGTAGCGAAACTCAGCGCCAAGTGCCTGTGCGGTATCTTCAATTACATAAAGGTTATGCTTCTCGGCAATATCCATAATTTCCTCCATATTGGCACATTGCCCAAAAAGGTGCACTGGGATAATTGCTTTAGTTTTAGGCGTAATGGCTTTTTCTAGAGCATCGACATTGATGTTGAAAGTATCTTTGTCTACATCCACCAAAACAGATTTTAATTTTAATAAATCTACCACCTCTACGGTAGCCGCAAAAGTGAAATCCGCAGTAATGACTTCGTCACCTTCCTTAAGACCAAGAGCCATAAGCGCAACTTGTAGAGCATCGGTTCCGTTGGCGCAAGGCACCACATGTTTTACACCAAGGTACTCCTCTAAATCTTGTTGAAAAGCCTTAACTTCTGGGCCGTTGATGTAGGCCGAAGATTCAACTACTTCA
This Ornithobacterium rhinotracheale DNA region includes the following protein-coding sequences:
- a CDS encoding DegT/DnrJ/EryC1/StrS family aminotransferase is translated as MQKIQMVDLVSQYHKIKPELDKKIIEVVESSAYINGPEVKAFQQDLEEYLGVKHVVPCANGTDALQVALMALGLKEGDEVITADFTFAATVEVVDLLKLKSVLVDVDKDTFNINVDALEKAITPKTKAIIPVHLFGQCANMEEIMDIAEKHNLYVIEDTAQALGAEFRYSNGTSKKAGTIGHMGCTSFFPSKNLGCYGDGGAIFTNDDNLAHKLRGIVNHGMYKRYYHDEVGVNSRLDSIQAAILRLKLPHLDHYNSARNAAADYYDKAFAHHPNIITPQRDPKSTHVFHQYTLRILNADRDALQKYLAEHDIPAMIYYPVPLHQQKAYDHGEYSDEAFPVTMELIDEVISLPMHTELSEEQLEYITTTLKNYFK